Within the Glycine soja cultivar W05 chromosome 3, ASM419377v2, whole genome shotgun sequence genome, the region CATGGAAACATTGAGCTTTAGCACATACAGTGTATAAAATACCGTTTTCAAGCTTCTACGCATACTTGCATCTAGAGCACCTCTTCCACAAACTTCAAGCACCACAGCACGGGCGCAATCTTGCCAATCTTGGTGTGCAGCTAACAGCATTAAGCACCATGATGCTGTGATTGCAATGGTCTCATGTCCagcaaataatatatttttgcagTTATCTATCACAAACCTGTCATGTGACATGGAATTTGATAAGAGGCCATCACTACTACCCGTGCAATTCTTTGCTCCCTCAAGTATCATTTGCAAGAGATCATGCTCATGAGTTTCCTTCTGGTGATGTTTTATGAGCTTTGATATCTTTGAGTTTAACTCTTTCTCCAATCTCCACATCTGTCTGTTGCTTTTGTtttgcatgtatgtaaacagaTTATGATACCATTTGTCACATTAGTAGCATCACTAAAAAGAACAAGAACATAATATGCAGATATATGGTAAAAGATGCATACCGAAATCCAGGAATTCCAGCATGTATCTTGGACAATAGTTTTTGAAGATCTCTAAGCTTTGAGAatatttcttttccttcaatatAGTTGCTACCAAAACAAGTTCTTGAAATTATTTCAGCAGACAAACTTCGCAGATCTTTTGTCCATTTTAATCTCTGATACTGCTCCCTCACTTTCAGGTCTAGCCTCCCAAGACCTTTGTGTTATATTTGTTGCGTCCACTATCAGATTAACCATTTCCTTCAACATGATTTACAGCAAAAGCAAATTATGAGATTGCAATTCTAATGTAGTACAACTGAAATTATTTAGCTCTCTTGAAGATTAGTTTTCAAGGTAAAAATACTTCAAAATACTTTATTTAGTTAAGGGTCATGCTAGCAGACACTGATTAAGGGATTAAAAAACGAAAAGCTTTTATTGAAATAATCTAGTAGCGCTTTTAAAAATCATACGGGATGCATTTTTACACAtctcactaaaaaaaaatctctttttacTTCCTTAACCAATGCCCTTAAGACACTAGTTAGCATTGCCTTAACTTAATATACAACTTGGTTCATAAATTGATCATTTGTGTTGCTTGGGTCCATGCATGAAGAGGATAAACTTGATAGCAAGTTGACACTTTCAAGGATCAATTTGTATGGACAAGCCAACTTCAAGGACCAAAGCAACATAAGTTGTCAAggacaaatattatattttttggttcTGAATCAGAGATCACGGGTGTCCCTCAACCCACTGAGTTAGAAACTAATCCCGCTCAAGTGTGTGGCTACCACGGACTCTGGAATTTTGCACACAATAGAAATCGAACACAGGTTCTCCCACTAAATAGAACACAGTGAGACCTGGGACATTACACCACTGTGTCAACCCTTTGGGTtggataaattttatattaactcCACATCTAATTCTTCTCTAAGGTCAATGTAGCATTCCATTTCTCTTGAGCAGTGTAGGGTGGGGTACAATAATACACTCACCTTCACCTTATCAAGGTATAGTTCAGGGGCAATTATCTTCCTCTGATGAGCCAAATTTGCCCACTTGCTGACAATATGCCTTGGCCCAAGAGTGGTCCCAGATCTTTGGACAAATAAGTAGGCTTCCCTAAATCCAAAGAGGTATACATGATGATTTCCTTCACCATTTTTATATCTGTCACCATTAGCCACTGTATAGTCCCAGTAGAAAACAAGTATAAGGGACCTGCATAAATCaaattgaaatcaaaatttGGACTTAAAATGGACGGCAATGAAGTCATGTCAACCTACTTgaattttatgattattattttcatatcagCACTTCTTGCAAAGTATCATTCTACTcattattataaacaaaattacaacTAGGGAAAACATAttcacttttttatattataattgagAACTTAATTCTTTGAGCATGAAATTAAGAATGCAATAAGTGAATAGACCAAATCAAAGCCATGTGGCAGACACAGGCCTTTGGAACAAGTGAAACTATTCCGGACTTTGGCATCTGGGAAGTAAAATACATTATTATGGAATTAGAAAATGGTTTCTATCAACTTTATCAGATCAAGAACAGAAATGAGTTCATGATACATCACCAATCAGAAACTCAACTCATTCTTTCTGCTTTCAACATCCTCGACCATAGATTAACCAATAAACTCAGAAAATATGAAAGAGCTCTAAAAGTGAAATGAAAACACCAAGTATATGCttatattttgaatgttttaatttttataaccaAAATTCTTGCTGGAAAACTCATCAACTGCAAGATAAAGACTATCCTGGTTTCAAAGAAAGACTATACTTTGATTCAGCTCTATATGCTTTTGTTACTTCTCTTTTATCAGAATAGGAGTTTCACTTGATAATCCACACAACAAAGGTTTCCATTAAAAGTCAAAGTAGATTACCAAAGTGAAACTCCAATTCTAATTAGAGAACAGTAACAAAAGTACCTATAGAATTATTTATGTTATGTCCTTCGAAAAATTCTGCCACAATTGCAGCAGCAAGATAAAAGTTTTTTGACTAAGCGCGACTGTAATTTGTGGTGCATCATCTGCATTCTACCACACTTTCCCACATTGTCAAAGATCAACAGCAACTGCGACCACAATATAAAACCATGGTGAGTATTGATTCGTTTTTCTAAAAAACAATGAAGAAAGGAAACATCATGTTTATAAGACAAGACAAGAAAAGTAACTGACCATATTGGTTTATCCACTTTTGAATGTGAGGAAAGAGAGTAAAAGGCCATTTGTGAGAAAGAGAAACATGTTGATCTTTATCTTTAACTTGAGTGGTTGGAGCTGACTGAACTTGAAGCAAAAGGGTCTTCATTTCTGGAATGTTGCCGAAGTAGAAGTGAGGTGAAGGACCATGAATCCCTTGCCTATGAAGCTTTCCTCTCGGTGATCTTGACCTTAACGCCAAAACATTGAAGACATGCATTAACAACACCAAAACCATTCCCAGCACAACTTGTATGGTGCTCATCTCTATCATCACTACCCTCTTCTCTCCCTGCAACTTTATTTTCCACAACAAAATCTGTGTGTTTCAATTGTATGTTTACTATAGTTTATTCCCACCGTGCTATGCACATAcgatattcattttattttcaattataatcATACATAGGAAATACTAAAAGGATTAATATGAAAGAGCGAAAAGACTTttgtataagataaaaaaaatacaataaatattatatttaagattaaataaaaaggacatgaaaaaatattaacataaaacaaatcattattaaaaaaattaaacttcacaTTTTTCTATTGAAGGCattttattatacatattaGAGAAAAGTTTAATACTTGAACTAAATAAAAGAATGGCATCTACATTCACAACCTAAGTAACACATAAAGAGGTAAAAATTATGAGAGAGAAAGGTAGAGAGAGAAACAGTGAGCGGGGGAGAGTAATAGAGAGTCGGTGAGAG harbors:
- the LOC114405153 gene encoding cytochrome P450 714C2-like; amino-acid sequence: MSTIQVVLGMVLVLLMHVFNVLALRSRSPRGKLHRQGIHGPSPHFYFGNIPEMKTLLLQVQSAPTTQVKDKDQHMPKSGIVSLVPKACVCHMALIWSLILVFYWDYTVANGDRYKNGEGNHHVYLFGFREAYLFVQRSGTTLGPRHIVSKWANLAHQRKIIAPELYLDKVKEMVNLIVDATNITQRSWEARPESEGAVSEIKMDKRSAKFVC